The Prosthecochloris marina genome window below encodes:
- a CDS encoding bacteriochlorophyll c-binding family protein, with the protein MNKNSGAFVNGAEAYGRFLEVFIDGHWWVVGDALENIGKTTKRLGANAYPYLYGNAGSSGLRGSSPEVSGYAKPEKFIDKRFKD; encoded by the coding sequence ATGAACAAGAATTCAGGAGCTTTTGTCAACGGGGCGGAAGCATATGGAAGATTCCTTGAAGTTTTCATCGATGGTCACTGGTGGGTTGTAGGGGATGCGTTGGAAAATATCGGTAAAACCACGAAGAGACTGGGCGCGAATGCATATCCTTACCTCTATGGCAATGCCGGTTCATCAGGACTCAGAGGATCGTCCCCTGAAGTTTCTGGCTACGCAAAGCCTGAAAAATTCATCGATAAACGCTTCAAAGATTAG
- a CDS encoding DUF5714 domain-containing protein yields MSSWERHCLDGTPIYVSTTTSNWFVPDKEGDMTLQDMQKEKGVLPTAEQRYFLSRLPESRTQTYRGRAGMLNLSSIRELWFHVTNRCNMACTHCLFSSSPGDKGELSPEDIATHAEAAYRLGCRLFALTGGEPFVHPDIDSIIINLLSHENAHVVVLTNGVSIRRHIERIPSSLLERLHLQISLDGMETNHDRLRGRGAFARLGETLDWLKERSVPYTLSMCVTRQNIMDMTDFVEYAAEAGAGNIHFMWYFVRGRGKGEGFIDPDTIFDNLKKAVQKAESLDLRIDNIESLKTRIFAPPGTIHDGSTAGWESMAVGPDNKLYPSAALIGVPELATPLDKGLSDAWQKSQILEKVRHASIVDKLSPMRYILGGGDIDHSYIHGRTFSGNDPYLPLHEKTALWLITRMVPAGNTRQKKPSIRLQMGEILESCGAHGNIALVHSNCLLAAASENSLTSIQEFYKDAVGDANPDILNPVGYDTGLVSHIPPEYRFRGYGCGSPVIDAGISEGETVVDLGCGSGVECFIAARLAGKKGSVTGIDMLDPMLDLAKKAQKQVSANLGYNTLGFRKGYLEDLPMETASADVVLSNCVMNLSVNKRRSYSEIFRILRPGGRLVISDVVCETEPDASIRNDETLRGECIAGALTESHLMGLLEETGFEQIHLIKRFPYRVVRKHSFFSLTYSACKPPAPETVQAMYRGPLPEIRTENNTLMPRGKKVTIDRHQAEALGETVFVFDNNGYVTNIEAENCCSCYTAPEEHSGNGTAASSNSTAAIKHSADCMVCGSSLQYADKEEQQVCTYCGQLFQSAVSCTEGHYVCDACHAEDALDVITHLCLTSKETDMLRLFEQIRCHPAIPVHGPEHHAMVPGIILSTYRNLGGNILDMNISSGISRGKTIAGGSCGFMGICGAATGIGIAFSIMLQANPVKPEQRKTVQQVTAAVLEEIARLEAARCCQRDCWIAIKKAAELSVHLLDIPLMASYTIPCNQQHLNNECFGKACPIISQQQTFA; encoded by the coding sequence ATGTCATCATGGGAACGGCACTGCCTCGATGGAACCCCCATCTACGTCAGCACCACCACGTCAAACTGGTTTGTCCCCGACAAAGAAGGTGACATGACTCTGCAAGACATGCAGAAAGAAAAAGGCGTGCTTCCCACGGCAGAGCAACGGTATTTTCTATCACGGCTCCCTGAAAGCAGAACGCAGACCTACCGGGGCCGTGCTGGCATGCTGAATCTCTCGAGCATAAGGGAACTGTGGTTTCATGTCACCAATCGCTGCAACATGGCATGCACACACTGCCTGTTTTCATCTTCACCTGGCGATAAGGGAGAATTGTCGCCAGAAGACATCGCTACCCATGCCGAAGCAGCGTACAGGCTTGGCTGCAGACTTTTCGCGCTGACTGGCGGGGAACCGTTTGTTCATCCCGACATCGACAGCATCATTATAAACCTGCTTTCTCATGAAAATGCTCATGTTGTAGTACTCACCAATGGGGTTTCGATCCGCCGTCATATTGAACGCATACCATCTTCCCTGCTTGAACGTCTGCATCTTCAAATCAGTCTCGATGGAATGGAGACAAACCATGACCGCCTTCGCGGTAGAGGAGCCTTTGCACGACTTGGTGAAACTCTCGACTGGCTTAAAGAGCGATCCGTGCCGTACACGCTTTCCATGTGCGTCACCAGGCAGAATATTATGGATATGACCGATTTTGTCGAATATGCAGCAGAAGCCGGTGCTGGAAATATCCATTTCATGTGGTATTTCGTCCGTGGCAGAGGAAAAGGAGAAGGCTTCATCGACCCTGACACTATTTTTGATAACCTGAAAAAAGCCGTGCAAAAGGCGGAATCACTCGATCTACGAATAGACAACATCGAATCACTCAAAACCCGCATTTTCGCTCCTCCCGGCACCATTCACGACGGCAGTACAGCCGGCTGGGAATCAATGGCTGTAGGCCCGGACAACAAACTGTACCCTTCAGCTGCGCTTATAGGTGTTCCTGAACTTGCAACACCACTTGACAAAGGCCTGTCCGATGCCTGGCAAAAAAGCCAGATCCTTGAAAAAGTCCGCCATGCATCGATCGTCGACAAGCTTTCCCCGATGCGCTACATCCTTGGGGGAGGAGATATTGATCACAGCTATATCCATGGTAGAACCTTTTCGGGCAACGACCCTTATCTTCCACTCCATGAAAAAACCGCTCTCTGGCTTATCACCCGAATGGTTCCTGCAGGAAATACCCGGCAAAAAAAACCATCCATCCGGCTCCAGATGGGAGAAATCCTTGAAAGTTGCGGCGCTCATGGAAATATAGCGCTGGTTCACTCGAACTGCTTGCTTGCCGCGGCATCGGAAAACAGTCTCACTTCGATTCAGGAATTCTACAAGGATGCCGTAGGTGACGCAAATCCGGATATACTCAACCCTGTCGGTTATGATACCGGGCTTGTCAGCCATATCCCACCGGAGTACCGCTTCCGCGGCTACGGTTGCGGCAGTCCGGTCATCGATGCAGGAATTTCAGAAGGAGAAACCGTTGTAGACCTCGGGTGCGGGAGCGGTGTTGAATGCTTTATCGCTGCACGATTGGCTGGAAAAAAGGGGTCGGTAACAGGTATCGACATGCTGGACCCCATGCTTGATTTGGCAAAAAAAGCGCAAAAACAAGTCAGCGCCAACCTCGGTTACAACACCCTCGGATTCCGCAAAGGCTACCTCGAAGACCTTCCGATGGAAACGGCTTCTGCCGATGTCGTTCTTTCCAATTGCGTCATGAACCTTTCGGTGAACAAACGTCGTTCCTACTCGGAGATCTTCCGGATACTCCGTCCCGGAGGCAGGCTGGTTATTTCGGATGTTGTCTGTGAAACGGAGCCCGATGCCTCAATACGCAACGACGAAACCCTGCGGGGGGAGTGTATCGCCGGAGCACTGACGGAATCACATCTGATGGGACTTCTCGAGGAAACCGGTTTTGAACAGATACACCTCATAAAACGCTTCCCTTACCGGGTCGTTCGGAAACATTCTTTTTTTTCACTGACCTACAGCGCGTGTAAACCACCTGCCCCGGAAACCGTTCAAGCCATGTACCGGGGGCCGCTTCCTGAAATCCGTACTGAAAACAACACCCTCATGCCGAGAGGCAAAAAAGTAACTATCGATCGGCATCAGGCAGAAGCGCTTGGGGAAACCGTATTCGTATTCGACAATAACGGGTACGTCACCAATATAGAGGCGGAAAACTGCTGTTCATGCTATACAGCACCCGAAGAGCACAGCGGTAACGGTACAGCTGCATCATCGAACAGCACAGCAGCAATCAAACATTCCGCCGACTGTATGGTTTGCGGCTCTTCTCTCCAGTACGCCGATAAGGAAGAACAACAGGTATGCACATACTGCGGGCAGCTGTTCCAGTCTGCAGTCAGCTGCACCGAAGGACATTATGTCTGTGATGCCTGCCATGCAGAAGATGCGCTTGACGTCATCACTCACCTCTGTCTCACCTCGAAGGAAACCGATATGCTCCGCCTTTTCGAACAGATAAGATGCCACCCAGCCATTCCGGTTCACGGTCCAGAGCACCATGCAATGGTGCCGGGCATCATACTTTCGACATATCGTAATCTCGGGGGAAATATTCTCGATATGAATATCTCGAGCGGTATCAGCCGGGGTAAAACCATAGCAGGCGGATCATGCGGTTTTATGGGCATATGCGGCGCCGCTACAGGAATCGGAATCGCATTCAGCATCATGTTACAAGCCAATCCCGTAAAACCGGAACAGAGAAAAACCGTCCAACAGGTAACTGCTGCCGTGCTTGAAGAAATCGCACGGCTTGAAGCTGCACGCTGTTGTCAGCGGGACTGTTGGATTGCGATCAAAAAAGCGGCAGAACTTTCTGTGCACCTGCTGGATATACCGCTGATGGCATCCTATACGATACCCTGTAACCAGCAGCATCTCAACAATGAATGTTTCGGAAAAGCATGCCCGATCATTTCTCAACAACAAACTTTCGCCTGA